A single region of the Nicotiana sylvestris chromosome 6, ASM39365v2, whole genome shotgun sequence genome encodes:
- the LOC138871000 gene encoding uncharacterized protein — MTIGPVDFEIVFQVVDMDTSYNFHLGRPWIHTARAVPSTLYQMLKFEYDRQEIIIHWEKESSIYKDPLIPYIEAKKGYESIVYQAFEVVVVDRVEQEKPILHPCLSSTSVMVAALMLRQRYEPGKGLGHHCKEFRSPFLCSITRPRLQEGQNSSVQENIDEICHGLSQIFSKVNMIQAGFFVNAGFNNMKGMRNSHTDLKKLSNFEKMHQEVECDEDEAVEEIKRELEQFENKDVSAWSYDDMPGLSVDLVVYKLPKFVRYTTLVANVVVVPKKAEKARVSVDYRDLNKASPKDNIPLPNIHILVNNYAKHEIQSFVDCYAGYHQILMDEDNAGKTVIPTPWGTYCYRVMPFGLKNARATYMSTMTTIFHDMMYKEIEVYVDDVIIKSKTQVDHVRDLKKFFEGKKEESIYYLSKKLTTYEVKYTLLERTCCVLTQVAQKLRNYLLAYTTYLIFRMDPLKYIFQKPMPTGRLATWKILLTEFDIVYVTRTVMKAQALADHLVENPVDDEYKPLSTYFPNKEVNPIEEVVLDDSHVWKIYFDVAVNIKGVGIGAILISPIGQHCPAMA, encoded by the exons ATGACGATTGGGCCAGTTGACTTTGAAATTGTCTTCCAAGTAGTGGACATGGACACTTCTTATAACTTTcatcttggaaggccatggatccataCGGCCCGAGCTGTGCCATCCACCTTGTATCAGATGCTCAAATTTGAATATGACAGGCAAGAAATTATTATTCACTGGGAAAAAGAGTCTTCCATTTATAAAGACCCGTTAATCCCCTATATTGAGGCCAAGAAAGGGTATGAGTCCAttgtctatcaagcttttgaagtggttgttgtggaccgtgttgAGCAAGAAAAACCCATTCTACATCCTTGTCTTTCCTCCACATCCGTAATGGTGGCTGCACTTATGCTGAGACAACGTTAtgagccaggaaaaggcttggggcATCATTGTAAGGAATTTCGGAGCCCATTTCTCTGTTCAATAACCAGG CCACGACTCCAAGAGGGTCAAAATTCCTCGGTACAGGAAAACATTGATGAAATTTGCCATGGACTCAGCCAGATATTTTCTAAAGTGAATATGATCCAGGCTG GATT TTTTGTTAATGCCGGTTTTAATAACATGAAAGGCATGCGGAATTCACACACAGATCTTAAAAAGCTATCTAATTTCGAAAAAATGCATCAAGAGGTTGAATGTGATGAAGATGAGGCtgttgaggaaataaaaagagagttggaacaatttgaaaacaa AGATGTGTCTgcttggtcctatgatgatatgccgggtttaAGTGTTGATCTTGTGGTTTATAAGCTTCCCAA ATTTGTCCGATACACTACCTTGGTGGCAAATGTTGTGGTTGTGCCAAAGAAGGCTGAAAAAGCTAGAGTCAGTGTTGACTACAGAGActtgaacaaagcaagtccaaaggataatattcctttaccaaacattcacattcttgtaaataaTTATGCAAAGCATGAGATACAATCAttcgtggattgctatgctgggtaccaccaaattctaatggatgaggatAATGCAGGAAAGACCGTTATCCCTACTCCATGGGGTActtattgttacagggtcatgccattcggtttaaagaatgccagggcaacttacatgagcaccatgaccaccatttttcacgacatgatgtacaaagagattgaagtatatgttgatgatgtcatcataaaatcaaagacacaggTTGATCACGTGCGCGATTTGAAAAAGTTCTTCGAAG GCAAAAAGGAAGAGTCAATCTATTATTTGAGCAAAAAGTTGAccacttatgaggttaagtacacccttTTAGAAAGGACGTGTTGTGTCTTGACTCAGGTTGCTCAGAAGCTGAGGAATTATCTTTTGgcctatactacttacctcatattcagaatggatcctttgaagtacatcttccaaaagccAATGCCTACTGGCAGGCTCGCAACATGgaaaattctgctcacagagttcgacatcgtctatgtcactcgcaccgtaatgaaagcacaggctttggcagatcatttggtagagaatccagttgatgatGAGTACAAACCACTTAGCACATACTTCCCAAACAAAGAGGTCAACCCAATAGAGGAAGTAGTTTTGGACGACAGTCATGTATGGAAAATATATTTTGATGTGGCTGTCAATATCAAAGGAGTTGGGATCGGGGCAATCCTCATCTCACCTATCGGACAACATTGCCCTGCAATGGCCTGA